GCAATGGTGCGCACGTATGCTATCGAGCGCATCCTCACTGCTTATCGCGAGCAATTGCGTCCGTACCGCGCGGCACATTGGTTCCTTTATCCATTGGCGAGCATGCTCTTCTTCTACAATTGCCTGATTGCTGCCTTCTCGCGCCGCATTTCGTGGCGCGGCATTCGCTACGAATTGCGCGCTCCGGATCACACCATCGTTCTCTCGTGAGGACGCGAAAGCACGCGCGACGATTCGCGGGGCGAGGGGATGGGTTGGAGGAAGGCGGATTTTGTGCTATGTTTTCCGCCGAGCTTTGACTTTGAGGCGACGACGTCAACGGGGAGTGCGGATGAAGGCGCGCGTGAGACAACTTTGGTGGATTTTTCTCCTCTTCGCTGCACTCCCATGGGCCTGGCCGCAAGAGAGAGCGGCTCTCCCTGGACTGCCGCGCTTCGCGCGGGTCGCTGACGGCCTTTATCGTTCGGGGCAACCGAGCGAGACGGGATTTCAGTATCTCGCCCAACTGGGGGTGAGGACGGTGATTGACCTACGCGGACCGGGCGAGCGCGCCGCGCGCGAGCGAGCGCTCGTGGAATCGCTTGGCATGCACTATGTGAACATCCCCTTGAGCGGATGGCGGCCCCCTCGGGATGAGGCCGTTCTCCACGTCCTGATGCTTCTCGCCGATCCTGCTGCTCGTCCCGTCCTCGTCCACTGTCGTCGTGGAGCCGATCGCACGGGCGTCATTATTGCGCTCTATCGCATCCTCTACGAGGGTTGGGATCCCGAGCGCGCCTATCGCGAGATGCGCGCCTTCGGCTTCCGATGGTATTTGCGGGGAATGAAGCGATATGTGTGGGAGGCGCCGGAACGATTGCGAACTTTGATGGCCGTGCGAACCCTTCACCCATGACGATCAGCATCGCCATGACGGTGGTCCTTCCTCATGCGCCGATCCTGATCGGCGCCGTGGGCGGCGAACTGGTGCGTCAGGCCGCTCCCTTGGTGAAGGCGATCGAGTCCCTGGCGCGCGCGATCGCGCATGTGAATCCGGAGACGGTCGTCCTCGCTACCCCTCATGCTCCTGTCGCGTTCCACGCCTTCGGCATCCACCTCGGGGACGTCTTGCGTGGCTCGTTCGCTCATCATGGGCTTCCGTCACTCATCCTTCAGTTCGAGAACGATCTGGCGCTCGTGGACGAGATCATCAGCGAGGTCCTCGATCATCGGATGCAGGTCTTCGAGATCCCTGAGGGAGCGCCCCTCGATCATGGAGCGCTTGTGCCCCTCTATTTCCTTCGCGAAGCGAGATGGCAGGGCCGCCTCGTGGTCCTGGGCAGCTCTTATCTCCCCGATCGCGACCATATCAGCTACGGACGATGCGTTGAACGTGCGGTGCGCGCGCTCGGACGTCGCGCTGTCTTCATTGCCAGTGCGAACCTGAGCCATCGCTTGAGCAAGACGACTCCCTATGGCTATCACCCTCGCGCCGCCGATTTCGACCGCGAGATCGTCTCCTCCTTGGAATGCGGAGATCTCGCTCGGCTCTCTCAAATCGAGCCCGAGCTGCGCGATCTCGCCGTCGAATGCGGCCATCGTCCGATCTTGATCGCGGTCGGAGCGGTTGCAGAGACTCCATTTCAGCACCGCGTCCTCGCCTATGCCCATCCCTTTGGCGTCGGCCACGTGGTCGCCGTCCTTGCCGATCACCGCCAGGGAGAGTCTGCGTTCGCGAGATGAATGACAATCGGGAGCTGAAGATGCGACGAAGATCGGTTGGGATCACCCTGTCGCTTATTGCGGGACTTGCGGCGCTCGGACTCCCGTCGAAGGAAGAGCCGCGCGCGGCGAAACGTCAAGAACCGACGCTCGAGTTAGCCCACCTTTCGGTGAACGATCATGAGGACATCGTGTACACGACTCCCGAAGGCATCTTCTTGAAGAGCGGCCCGCGTCCGCTTCGGCTTGTAGCAGTCGGTGAAGAGGCGCCGATGACACGTGGCGCTCGTTTCCGAGCGTTCGGTCCCCTGCGGATCAATCGGCGGGGAACTGTGGTGTTTCACGCTACCGTAGACGGGGGTGAGATTTCAAGCGGACTCTTCGTCGTCCGAGCCCGCGCGCGCGCTCGTCCCCTCGTGCTCGCTGGGCAACCGGCACCGCAGACGCGTGGGTACTTCTCCGCCTTTGAGCGGTTGGAACTCACGGATCGCATCCGCGTATTCGGCCTCCTGCCGGTCCCGGAGACGGAAGTCGTCGTCTTCCGAGCCCTCGTCCGTGAGGGAGAACGAACGCGAAGCGGGCTTTTCTTCGTTCTCCTCGCGGGAGGAGATGTGGGTGCTCTCGTCCTTCAAGGACAACCCATCGGCGTTCGTCGGGGACGCTATCGCGCATTCGGCGATTTCTCCACGCTCTCCATTGACGCTTTTCCGTTGGGGACCGTGCGCATCGCCTTTATCGCAGAGTTAGAGGGAGACGAGGCGTCAGAGGGAATCTTCCTGATGACGCTCTTTCCCCAGCTCAGCGAATTCGCCCGACCGATCGCCCTTTCTGGAGAGGATGCTCCGGGAGGCCCAGGCCTTGGACGTTTCGACCAATTTCGCTCCGTCTCGTTGAACCGAAACGAGCTGGCTTTCGTCGCGACTCTGACCGGCGAGCGCGCTAGCGAGGGAATTTTCCAAGCGATCACTGTCGGTCCCCTCGTCTTCTTCCAGTCGAAAGTCATGCAAGGAGGCAACGTTCCTTTCGGTCCAGGGCGCTTCGAGCGCTTCGGCGAGTTGAGCAGCAATAACCAGGAGCAACTCGTCTTTCGCGCGACAGTCGTCGGGAGGGACGCGCCCGAAGGGCTCTACCTGGTCAGCTTGGGACCGTTGACCATCACCACGACGGTCGCCGAGATCGGCGATCGGGCTCCTGAGCGAGATGGCCGAATTGCACGGATCGGCGAGTTCGTCTTACTCGAAAATGGCAAGACTTACTTCCAAGCCTCGCTCACTGATGGGGATGCGCGTGAGGCCATCTATATCGGCTCAGCGCGGCGCATCTTCCCAACAGGAATTCAGCGCTGAAACCGGCCACGATAGAAGGATGACGCTCCTCACGTCGCCGCTCATCGAAGAATCGCACTAGGGATCGAACAAGAGCGGCTCATGGGAGCCACTCATTCGATGGCGTAGTCTTCATCATCACATTGATCTGCAAGACGAGCCAGCGGATCTCGCGGGCGAGGCGCGCCTTCTCAGTCAAATCTTTCGCGCGAGCGAATTCTCGCCGCAGCTCGGTCAACTCGCGGTGCAGCGAGAGTTCGAGGGGAGCGAGCCCGGCGTTCTTCAAGACCTTGTTCGCCAATCGCCGTTCGGGCGGCTCCAGAGGATCGCAAGAGAGGTCTAAGGGTCGCCCTTTGAGTGAGAGGTTATCAAGGGCTCCTTGTTCGATCGCCTCCGCGATCTTTCTCTCGGCGATGAGTCGAAGAACGTCTATCCCTTCAGCCTCCATCATCGATCCTAGTGCTGGCTGACAATCTCCCCGGCCTTCACTTCACCAGAGCGTTCAATTCGAAGCGGCTTCAGAGAAGCTAACGAGCGATCCCCCCCGAGTCGTTTTCTCAATGACGATTCGCGCACAATTTGAGAAGATACGGTCTTCCCGAAAGCGAATGTCGCTCGAATATTGGCATTCATGAAGACGGGCAGGCCCGTGAACGGCTCATCTCGTCGTGGGCGCCCCCACGTCTGGCCGTTATCGGCCGAAAAATATGTGCGAAGAAATTGTGCGGGACTTCGATCAAAAGCCAATGCGATCCCCGTTTGCTCAATCGGGTCGGAAGGGAACTGAAGTCCAACGTAGACGACACCAGATTCAATGGTCACGGGGGGATCAATGGGAAGGTCTATGACTTCGCCGATCATCTCGATCGTCCGAGGAATCGGGAGCATTTTATCGAATAGGACCGTGGCTTGATTCAAAGGAGGCGGTGCTGCGTCGAATCGGTCGCTCTCGCCAGCGAGCACGAGTACGCGGATGGATTTACCACTTGGGTCGGGAAGATCGCGGAAGCGAAAGAAGGGATGACTGATGGCGACGAGCCGCGCTGGATAGCGGCTAGGGCGGAACCGGTTAAGGATAATCCCGCCTGATGGTCCGGCGAAAAATTGGGCCGAGAGCAACCCATCATCAACTTGGTGCGATTCTAGCCCTGTAAAAGAGGCTTGTCCTGTTCCGAGCGAAGCCAAGTTTTCGATGGTCACGGTATATTCGGCTGCCGAGCCCGCGTAGTGCTGAATGCCGATCACGAGCTTTCGCGCGAACCCATCGTTGGGCAGCGGCTCCCCGTCTCGGATTCGCACGCCCTTCGGTTGCAGGTACAGGACGATGGCGTAGTGTGGCTGATCGCGCCGGGGCCAGGATTCCGGACGTTGATCCGTCGCCATCTGGACGTCGCTCATAGCCTTGAAGCCGTCGACGAAGAACGTTCGATCATCTACGAGCATGCCGATCCAGAAGTCAAGATCGATCGCCTGTTGGGCTTGTTGCCCTGAGGTCGCCGGTCTCCAATCAGCTGTGATCCGGAGAGGGATCGGTCCATCTCCCGGAGCCGCTGCGCCAAGTGCATCGGGATCGGCGACGACCCAATCGTGGATGTCACCGACCTCAATGTCGAATTGGCTGAAGAACGTCTCCAACTGCTCGCTGCGGCTTCCCTTATCGCCACGCGCGACGCGCCCTCGGAAGACGACCTTCTCACCCGGGCGCGGGAAAGGAACGACCTGCGCCGTCAACGGGGTATCATTCGGTTCCTCTTCCGGAACGACCATGCCCTCCTGATCTTGAGAGTGCGTAGGAGGAGCGAAATCCCGTGCCGACGGCCTCGTCGGAGGCATCAGGTCGAGGATCAACGGGACGAGAACGAAGGAGCAAGCGAGAACCCTTTGGTGTCTTCTCATCGAAATTACCTCGCGTGCCGATCTCTCATCCAACACCGCCTTATGTGTAGCATCGTGCCTAAGCGCCGTCAAGGACGCTGAGGAAAAACTCGGGCTCGGCGCTCGTCCCTCATCCGACGGCGGCTGTGGACTCGATCGCGCGAAGCATCTCCTCGTCCGTCGCGAACTTGAACCATTCGAGACCGCGCCGCTCGGCCTCACGCCGTTCCACGTCTTCCAGACGTTGGACATCGGGATACTCGACGAAGCGCACGCCGCGCGCGCGAAGGTGCGTTCGGAAGGCCTCGAGGCGTTCGGCGAGATCTTCCACTGATTCGATGGGAAGGCGCTCCACGTAATGCAGGAGCGCTTCGGCTCCTCGCTCGCCATCTTGCTTAGCCTTCCCGACCAAGCCGTCGGACGCTTTTCGCGACCATCCGGCGACGAAGAGGCCTTCGAGGACCGCGCCTTTCTCGGGGTCGTATACCTGATAGGCCTCATCGCCCGGATGATGCGGGTCCGGATGCGGATTGGTCACGTATTCCGTCCCTCGAACGGGCAAGCCGAAGCCCTCATCCACTGTGTCGCCGACGGCGAAGATGACGGTATCGCACGGGATGTCCCAGAACGTTCCCAAGCCTTTGGCGACGATCGAATGATCGCGACGCACCAACTCTGTGTCCTCGACGCGCAGGGCGATCGGACGGCCTTCGGGGCCGAGAACGATCTCCTTCGGCGCGCACAGGAATCGAAAGCGGAATCGCGTGGGACTCGGGCCCTCTTCCGGCGGAGCGTCTACGTATTTCGTCAGCTCGCGATACAGCTCTTCGACATTCTCGCCGAGCGCTTCCAGGCGCGCTCGAATGCGCTCCAACTCCTGACGCAGATCCTCCACATCGAGGTTGGCCGCAATGGCCTTGAACTCCTTATCCGTGTAGGCACGTTGGCCGGGCCCGCGGCGAGCGACGGCGATGACTTCTTCCACCTTGCGCGCGTGCACGAGATAATGCGCGATGTCCACCATCACGTTGCCGATGCCGATGATCGCCACGCGTTGGCCGATGAGGAAAGTGCGCTGACTGAAAGGAGGGAGATTGTTGTAGTGGTAGACGAGATCCTTGGCATGATAGACGCCCGGCGCCTGTTCGCCGGGAATCCCGAGGAACTTCGTCCCCTGAGCGCCCGTAGTGATCAAAACGGCCGCAGGTCGCAACAGCTCGCGCACTTCGTCCAGGGTGATGTCCCCATTCTTCCCCACGCGAACGTGCCCGAAGTAATGAACACGAGGATGGGCGAGAATGCGCCGGAATTGCTTCCGAATCCCTTCTTTCATCCGGTGCTTCGTGAAATAGATGCCATATTCGGCGAGTCCGCCCGGCTTGATATCTCGATTCAAAAGGACAATATGATGGCCGGCTTCAACGAGCTTTCCCGCCGCATAGATTCCCGCCGGGCCCGCGCCGATGATAGCGATCAGTCGAGAAGTCATTGGCGTCGTCATCGTTCTCACCTCCTTGGATGTCTCTGAAGCGAAAACCTGGGGAGCGATCGGTGAAGAGACAGGCATCGCGTTGTGGTTCTCTCCGCATATGCACCGAATTCGCTCGCTACCGCAACTCCGATTCTAGGGGGGGAGGGACGTGGACGTCAACTCCCCGTGGGGATGGACCATGAAGCCCAGCGGTAGAATTCGATCCCATCGCGCCGCTCGCACTGAACCGCGCCTTCGGCGAGGGCGAAGTCCAAATGCGCGATCGTTTCCGAGAGCGCGAGAAATCGTTGATCGGCGCGGGCGTCGGGAAACAGACGCAAGGACAGTTCCCACGGCGTTAACGCTTGTGTGCCGAGAGCCGCACGCATGGCCTCTTGTCGCTGCCGGACATGACGATGGATGTCGCGCCAGTAGGTCTCGAAATCGTCGACCTCCTCCCCGTGGCCGGTGACGACGAGCGTCGGGGCCAAGTCTCGCAATTGATCCACGCTCATGAGAAAACGGCGAAGGGAGGGGAAGCGTCGGTGTCCATCCCGAGGATCGGGATTCAACACGGGATTCGGCGTGATGTGCTTCAAGACCGTATCTCCAGCAATAAGGATACGCCGACTTGGGGAGAAGAGGCCAATATGGCCAGGCGTATGTCCGGGGGTGTGCACGACGCGCCAGGATTCGCGCTCGAACGGGAGTTCGTCCCCATCCTCCAAAAGCGCGACTTCTGAAATCGGAGCGATCAATTCCCGAAGCTTCCAACGCAGGACTTCGAATTGAGCGATGACCTCTTCCGGAACGCCGAGTTCGGCGAGCAGATGGCGATACGCCGCATAGTCGAAAGTAGGACGCAGGCGCTCGACCTCCCAAGGATGAGCATAGACAGTGGCCCCTGAGAGCGCTTGCAACCGCGCTGCTTGTCCCGCGTGATCCTCGTGCGAGTGGGTGAGGACGATCCGGCGAATTTGTTCCAGCGAGAAGCCACAAGCTCTCACTTGTTCGCGTAAGGCCGCGAAGGCCTCATCGGTTCGCGGACCAGAATCCACGAGCGTGATCGGATCTTCCGCAAGCAGGGTGACGTTGACCGGACCGACGGGGAATGGCGTCGGGATGCGCAGCCGATGGATCTTCATCCTGTCCCTCCCGCCAAGGGCCCTCCTTCATTCATACGTGAGCGCCAAAAGCTCGATCGGATGCATGACGCGAATCGGAAGGCCAGCGCGTCGCACGCCACGACGAAGATACATGAGGCAGCCGGCATTGCCCGTGAGCAACACGTCGGCACCCGTTCGGCGAAGATGTTCGAGCTTCCGTTGAAGCAGTCGCTCGGCGAGTTCGGGATGGCGCAGGTTGTAGATTCCGGCGCTCCCGCAGCACATCTCCGATTCGACCAATGGGACGAAAGTGATGCCGGGGATGCGTCGAATCACTTCAAGCGGCGCCGTCGTGACGCGCTGTGCGTGATACAGGTGGCACGGGGCATCGTAGGTGACCGTGAGCTTCATCGGACGCGGTCCTGGGCGCAATCCGATCTCGACGAGATACTCCGAGATGTCGCGCACGCGCGCGGCGAAGGCTCGAGCGCGTGCGGCATATTCGGGATCCTCCGCGAGGAGTTCTCCATATTCTTTGAGCATGGCGCCGCAGCCTGCAACATTGACGACGATAGCTTCGACGGTATGGCGTTCGAAGAGGCGAATGTTCCTTCGCGCCAAGGCGCGCGCCGTCTCGATTTCTCCAGCATGGGCGTGCAGAGCGCCACAGCATACCTGATCCGGCGGATCCTCGACAGCACAACCATGCGCGATCAGGACGTCTTTCGTCGCGCGGTTCGTCCATTCGAACAGCTCCCGGGCGACGCATCCCGCGAAGAAGGCGACGCGCCGCTTTGCATCCCGCGGCAAGGGGGACGGGGATGCTCGCCGTTGGTTCGATGGCGAGAGAGCGGCATCGTCTTCGGAGGACGTCGCCATCAGCAATTCCAGAGCGAGCTGTAGACGGGTCGGAAGGAATTCTCGTTCGAGAAGCTTCCGCATCGAGGCTCGGCGACGCAGCCATCGCGCCGGTGCGAGGAACCACTTCAAGCGTCTCGGCGACGTGAAGATGTGATTCAAGAGGAACCGCATGCTTCGCTCTCCGATGGTCACTCGTTGGCGCGCGAGATCGGCACGCATCGCTTCCAGTATTCGCCCATAGTGCACGCCCGAGGGGCATACCGTCTCGCACGCGCGGCAGCCGAGGCACAGGTCTATGTGGCGAGTGAGCGCTTCGGAGGTCATCGGCAGGCGTCCTTCAGCCGCCGCTCGCATGAGATAGAGGCGCCCGCGCGGCGAATCGTTCTCATCGCCGAGCTGTAAATACGTCGGGCATGCGCTCACGCAGAGCCCGCAATGAATGCACGCGAGCAATTTCTCTGCCTCGCGATCCAGAGCGCGCACAACAGCCGTCATCATTATCTCCTCATAAGCCCGCGACGAATCGGCCGGGGCTCAAAATGCGCTTCGGATCGAACGCGCGCTTGAGCGCTTGCATGAGCGGTAGGCTCGACCCTACGTCGCCCCATACGTCCACGTGCCGCTTCAGCTTCGGCGGCGCGTGTTCGACGATCACTTGTCCCCGGCGAGTCGCCCATGTCGTTCGTAAATCGGTGATCGAGTGCCCCACTTGGGGCAGGTCAGCCTCGCTCTCAATCCCCAGCTTCCCTCCAATATGAACGATGCCCGTTCCCGGCTGCGCAAGGAGATATGGCAAATCGAGCCACTCGCTTAGCGCGCGTTCGCTCGTGTGCAGAGCTTCGACCGTGTGTGCGGGAAGCACGCTGAGCCGGAGCCGAAGGTCCGTCGGAATGAGTCGGTGAAGTCGGCTGAGCTTCTCCCATGTCGCGCGACTCGCTTCGTTCTCGAGTTCAATGAGCTCCAATGAGAGCGAGTGTGCGAGCGCTTTCGCACGCTCGACCTGATAGGCAACCGCCGGAGCCGTCTCCAGAAATCGCACGAGCAACGCTTTCTGCCCATGCCCCAACGGAGACATCGCTGCCTCGTTGGCCAGCAGCAAAGCGGCTGGGAGCAATTCCGATTGCAAGATCTCCCGCGCGCCGGACGCGAGCGTTTCCCAAGCCGCATCGAGGAAGAGAAGCGTCGCTTCGGCTTCGGGAAGCGGGCGGAGTTTGAAATTCACGCGGGTGATGATGCCCAACGTCCCAAAGCTGCCGACGAAGAGTTTGTTGAGATCGTATCCGGTGACATTTTTGACGACGCGTCCGCCTGCGCGGATGCGCGTTCCGTCTGCTTGTGCGACTTCCAGGCCGATGATCGCGTCGCGCGGTCGTCCGTAGCCATGGCGCAGAGGACCGAAGTCATCAGCTGCCGCGATGCCTCCCACGGTCGCGCGATCCGCATCGGGAGGATCGAAGGGCAACCATTGCCGGTATGGAAGGGCCACTCGATTGAACGTTTCCAACGGGCATCCGGCTTCGAGACTCGCCGTGAGATCGGCTGGTTCATACTCCAGGATGCGATTCATGCGGCGCGTCGAGAGCAAGATATCCACGCGTTCCGGAAGATTGCCGAACGAGAGCCGCCGGCCCGATCCCATCGGCACGACCGCCAGGTCCTGCGCATGCGCCAAGCGTAGGACGGCCGCGACCTCCTCGCTCGTCTCCGGGAGGACGACAAACGATGGACGCCGATCATCAATGGCGTAGGCCTCGGGGGCCGGGCACAGAATGTTCGCCTCCCCCACGATGGAGATCAACGCTCGCTCTACCTCGTTCGCTTTTTGAAGCGTCGTCATGGACCTTCAAAACGCGCGGCAGCGTCGCACGGGAAGGACCTTTCCGGGATTGCAAAGCCCTTCCGGGTCGAACACGGCGCGCACGCGCGCCATCGCCTCCAGGTCGTCCTCAGTGAAGACGAGAGGCATGTAGGCGATCTTGTCCAATCCGACGCCATGTTCGCCCGTGAGGGAACCGCCGACGCGAACGCAGAGTTCCATGATCTCGCGGCAGGCTTCCTTCACTCGCTGTACCTCATCGGGATTTCGCCCATCGAAGCAAATGTTGGGATGCAGATTCCCATCGCCTGCGTGAAAGACGTTCGCCATGCGGAGACCATATCGCGCCGCGATGCGGTAAATCTCGGGTAGGACTTCGGGGAGTTTACTGCGTGGAATCACCGCGTCCTGCACCATGAGGTCAGGACTGATCCGCCCGAGCGCGCCGAACGCCCCCTTGCGGCCGGCCCATAAGCGGGCTCGTTCGCCCTCATCGCGCGCGACGAGGATCTGACGCGCACCGTTTGCGCGACAGATCTCGAAAATGCGCCCAGCGTCGTATTCGACGCTCGCCGCTAGCCCATCCACCTCGATGAGCAACACGGCCGCTGCGTCCGTTGGCAAGCCGGCCGCATAGACGGAAGCTTCGACGGCTTCGATCGTGGCGCGATCCATCATCTCCAAGGCCGAGGGCAAAATCCCAGCGGCGATGATCGCCGAGACGGCGCGGCTGGCGTCTTCCACGCTCAAGAAGTCGGCGAGCAGGGTCTTCACCGCTTGCGGTCGTCGCGTGAGACGAACGGTGATCTTCGTCGCGATCCCAAACGTCCCTTCGGAGCCGATGAAGAGGCCGAGCAGGTCATATCCTATGGCGTCCGTCCCATGACCGCCGAGCGTCACGATCTCTCCATCAGGCAAGACGACGTCGAGCCCCAGGATGTGATGTACGGTCATGCCATACTTCAAGCAGTGCGGACCGCCGGCATTCTCCGCGACGTTTCCACCCAACGTACAGGCCATCTGACTGGAAGGATCCGGGGCGTAGAAATATCCGGCGTCGGCCACCGCGCGCGTGAGCATCAGGTTGATCACTCCGGGCTCCACGACCGCGAGCTGGTTCTCGTAATCGATCTCCAGAATGCGATTCATCCGAGCGAGTTCGAGGATTACGCCTCCTTCGACCGCGACGGCTCCGCCACTCAGTCCCGTGCCTGCTCCCCGCGCCAAGAAGGGAACGCGATGCCGCCACAGCACCTTGACGACGTTGGCGACCTCTTCCGCTGATTCCGGGAAGACGACGGCCGAAGGGAGGTGTTTATGAATGCTCAACCCGTCGCATTCATACACGAGGAGCTGTTCGGGATCGGTGATGACATCCTCGCTCCCCACGATCTCCTTCAGTTCGGCAATCCACGAGGCCATACGAGGCATTCCCCTCTCCCCACCGGGAGATGTCGTTCTCGAAGCGCGAAGCACTCAGCATAGCGTAGGAGGCGGAAGCTCGCCAAGCCCATGCCTCCATCGCTCACGCGGACGTTCCGCCCATGAGGAGATAGAGGACGGCCATGCGCACAGCGACACCATTGGCGACTTGATCGAGAATGAGCGAATGCGGACCATCGGCGACGTCGGAGGCGATCTCGATCCCGCGATTCATTGGTCCCGGATGTAAGACGAGGACATCCTCTTTCGCCAATCGCAATCGCTCGCGCGTCAGGCCGAACCGAAGGGCATATTCCTTCAGGGAGGGGAAGAAGCACTCCTTCTGCCGTTCGAGTTGGATGCGAAGCGCCATGACGACGTCAGCGCCTTCGAGCGCTTCTTCGAGCTTCGGCGTGACATACAGGCCATCGGGAACCAATTGCTCGTAATGCGGCGGCACGAGCGTCTGCGGGCCGCTCACCCACACGCTCGCTCCGAGCTTCGTCAGCAGATAGATGTTCGAGCGAGCGACGCGACTGTGCAAGAGATCGCCGACGATGGCGACTTTCAATCCCGCGATCCGTCCCTTCCGTTCGCGGATCGTGAAGGCATCCAGGAGGGCTTGCGTGGGATGCTCGTGCGCGCCATCGCCCGCATTGATGACGGGGATGGGAAGATGGCGCGCGAGTTGATGCGGGACGCCCGCCATCGAGTGGCGCACGACCAGCGCATCAATAGCCATCGCCTCCAGCGTCCGCACCGTATCGAGCAGCGTCTCTCCTTTCATCAGGCTGCTCGTCGTCGTGGCGATACTGACCGTATCCGCCGAGAGGCGTTTGGCCGCCAATTCGAAACTCGTGCGCGTGCGCGTCGAGGGCTCGAAGAAGAGGTTCACCACCGTCTTCCCGCGCAGCGTAGGGACTTTTTTGATCTCCCGCTCGGAGACTTCCTTGAACGCCTCAGCGGTATCCAAAATCAGGAGGATCTCTTCGGGATCGAGATCGCGAATTCCGAGCAGGTCTTTCCGCTTGAGATGCGCTCGCGGATGCGAGGGGGAAAGCCCAGTGCGCTCGGACAGCTCGCGCGACGCTTCTTGCCGCTCTCCCTCCAAATCAGGCATCATCGAATGATTCCCTCTCCAACAGAAGGACTCGGTCCTCTCCATCCACTTCGCGGAGCATGACTTTGATGATCTCGTTCCGCTCGGTCGGGATCACGCGCCCCACGAAATCCGCCTGAATGGGCAGCTCGCGATGGCCGCGATCCACGAGCACAGCCAGCCGCACGCGATCCGGTCGTCCGTAGTCCATGAGGTGATCGAGTGCTGCGCGAATCGTTCGCCCCGTGTAAAGCACGTCGTCCACGAGAATGATCACGCGACCGGTGATGTCGCGCGGCAGCTCGCTCGTCTTCACGACGGGATTCGGCGCGATGCGACTCAGGTCATCTCGATAGAAAGTGATGTCCAAGGTGCCGACCGGGAGATCGCGGGCATATCGTTGCCGCAAGATCTCCGCCAAGCGGCGAGCGAGCGGCACGCCCCGCGTGCGAATGCCCACGAGCATCAGCTTGTCGGTCGCGGGCTCAGACGCCGCGATCTCTGCGGCCAATTGCTCGAGCGCTCGCTCGATCTCGTCCGCCGTCATCAACAGCGCTTTCTCTCGCGCGCTCATCGGGCTTACTCCAAAGAGGAGAGAATTGCCGGCGATCCCGTGCTCGACTCTTGGCTCACAGTAGCACCCGCCGCTATCTCGATCAGCTCGACTCGGATCTCCCCGAGCCTTTCCTCGGCCGTGATCATCAACGGCACGCGTCGCTCATCAGCGGAGAGCCAGAGGCGCAGATGAGAGGTCTCGGTCGCTTTCCCCCCAACGGCCTCCACGCGTAATGCGATTTCAAGCGCCTCGAAGCGCCCGAGGCGCGTCTGGATCGAGGTGCGGGA
The genomic region above belongs to Blastocatellia bacterium and contains:
- a CDS encoding aspartate carbamoyltransferase catalytic subunit, whose translation is MMPDLEGERQEASRELSERTGLSPSHPRAHLKRKDLLGIRDLDPEEILLILDTAEAFKEVSEREIKKVPTLRGKTVVNLFFEPSTRTRTSFELAAKRLSADTVSIATTTSSLMKGETLLDTVRTLEAMAIDALVVRHSMAGVPHQLARHLPIPVINAGDGAHEHPTQALLDAFTIRERKGRIAGLKVAIVGDLLHSRVARSNIYLLTKLGASVWVSGPQTLVPPHYEQLVPDGLYVTPKLEEALEGADVVMALRIQLERQKECFFPSLKEYALRFGLTRERLRLAKEDVLVLHPGPMNRGIEIASDVADGPHSLILDQVANGVAVRMAVLYLLMGGTSA
- the pyrR gene encoding bifunctional pyr operon transcriptional regulator/uracil phosphoribosyltransferase PyrR, whose product is MSAREKALLMTADEIERALEQLAAEIAASEPATDKLMLVGIRTRGVPLARRLAEILRQRYARDLPVGTLDITFYRDDLSRIAPNPVVKTSELPRDITGRVIILVDDVLYTGRTIRAALDHLMDYGRPDRVRLAVLVDRGHRELPIQADFVGRVIPTERNEIIKVMLREVDGEDRVLLLERESFDDA
- a CDS encoding FAD-binding protein, whose protein sequence is MASWIAELKEIVGSEDVITDPEQLLVYECDGLSIHKHLPSAVVFPESAEEVANVVKVLWRHRVPFLARGAGTGLSGGAVAVEGGVILELARMNRILEIDYENQLAVVEPGVINLMLTRAVADAGYFYAPDPSSQMACTLGGNVAENAGGPHCLKYGMTVHHILGLDVVLPDGEIVTLGGHGTDAIGYDLLGLFIGSEGTFGIATKITVRLTRRPQAVKTLLADFLSVEDASRAVSAIIAAGILPSALEMMDRATIEAVEASVYAAGLPTDAAAVLLIEVDGLAASVEYDAGRIFEICRANGARQILVARDEGERARLWAGRKGAFGALGRISPDLMVQDAVIPRSKLPEVLPEIYRIAARYGLRMANVFHAGDGNLHPNICFDGRNPDEVQRVKEACREIMELCVRVGGSLTGEHGVGLDKIAYMPLVFTEDDLEAMARVRAVFDPEGLCNPGKVLPVRRCRAF